The Chloroflexota bacterium DNA window TGTTCAAACCCGGTCGCATGGCATTGACCATATCCACATAACGATCGCCAACGAAGATGGCCGCCGCTTCGCTGTTGTTCAACATGTAGGTGAGCTCATCCTCTTTTGCCCTGAAGTTCAATGGCAAAAGGATAGCGCCCAGCTTAGCTACAGCGTAGTACGTCTCCAGGTATTGATTGCAGTTGACCTGCAAGATGGCCACCATGTTGCCCTTTTTGATGCCCAGCTTGGCCAGGGCGTTGGCCAGCCTGTTTGATCTCTCGTTTATTTGGCTGAAGGTATATCTTTTCCCTTCGAATGCCACGCAGTCTCTGTCTGGGCAAATGGCGCTGGATATGCTGAGAAAGTCCAAAGTATTCATTCCTTCTTCCCCCTTTATAGTTTATTTTCTGTTCAGTTTATCCTTTAGCCGCTCCAAGACCTTTGGCATTACCTCGCCAGCCTTGGCCTCAATGATCATGGTTGCCTCGTGGTCCAGCGGCGTGGAGCTAAGGTTAATTATGACTAGCTTGGCCCCGCTCTGTATGGCATAGCTTGGCATGTAAGCCGCCGGGGTGACAATAAGGGTGGAACCAATGACGATGAAAAGATCACAATTGTGGGAGTAGTGGGTTGCCTCTCTTAATGCCCTCTCCGGCAGGGACTCACCAAAAAAGACGCCCTCCGGCTTGAGTATGCCGCTGCATTTCTCGCATCGAGGCTCCTCCACATTTTCCGCTTCTATCCTTTTAACCACCTCATCCGTCGGGGTACGCTTTCCACACTTCAAGCACTTAACCCATCTCATATTGCCGTGAAGCTCAATCACCTTCTCTTCAGGGAGGCCTGCTTGTTGATGCAGATTGTCCACGTTCTGGGTGATGAGACAGTCTAGCTTCCCTATCCTGTACATCTCTGCGATAGCATAGTGAGCCGGATTCGGCTTGGTATCCTTGCTCACCAGGGTGCCGCTGCGGTAGAACTGCCAGTGCATTTTCCTGTTCTCAGCGCTACTTAAGAACCTCTGGTAGGTAAATTCTGATGGATCGTATTGCTCCCAGATACCGCCTGGGCTGCGGAAATCGGGAATGCCTGATTCGGTGCTTACTCCTGCGCCGGTAAAGACCACCACACGCTTGGAGCGAGCGATCATATCAGCCAGCCGGTCTATTTGCTCTTCCACCCAGTTGCCTCAACAGCAATCACGATTTTGGAAATTGGGGCTTCTGCCCTCTACATATGCCCTGACCCCCTCCAGGGCGTCTTGTGTCTCAATAAGCAACCCAGCCAGATGCCTTTCCAGGGCCAAGCCTTCGTTGAGACTCATATCGCTTCCCCGGCGTATGGCTTCTTTGGCCAACCTCACTGCTACGGGTGCCAGCGCCGCTATCTTCCTTGCCATCGCCTCAGCGCTGTCAAGAAGGTCCTTTCGAGGTACAACCTTGTTGACCAGCCCCGCAGCCAGGGCTTCTTCAGCATCAAGCCAGCGCCCGACCAACAACATCTCCAGCGACTTGGCCCTTCCGATGGTGCGAGGCAGCGTTTGGGTAGCG harbors:
- a CDS encoding NAD-dependent deacylase, with translation MEEQIDRLADMIARSKRVVVFTGAGVSTESGIPDFRSPGGIWEQYDPSEFTYQRFLSSAENRKMHWQFYRSGTLVSKDTKPNPAHYAIAEMYRIGKLDCLITQNVDNLHQQAGLPEEKVIELHGNMRWVKCLKCGKRTPTDEVVKRIEAENVEEPRCEKCSGILKPEGVFFGESLPERALREATHYSHNCDLFIVIGSTLIVTPAAYMPSYAIQSGAKLVIINLSSTPLDHEATMIIEAKAGEVMPKVLERLKDKLNRK